The window ATTGTTATCTTCTAGAGCTGGCTCTGCTACGTTTGTGACGAATGATTCGTGGAATATTCTTGTAAAACAAAAACAGCCAAATTGGCAGCAATATATTGAAACTAGTATACATAAATCCAACTATCAAGCGATTCAACTGATTAATGAATTTGAGCAGGATGATTCCTTTATTCGATTAGGTACAGGAGAACTGAGCCCATCATTATTACCTACTACTGATATCCATTCCTCTCTCAGTCATCTAAATTTTGATGGTAAGGAAATTGGCTATTCTTCTCCTCAAGGTAGTTTGGCTTTGCGGCAAGCGATTAGCGAATATGTAAAAAAACGAGGAATTATGACAACGCCTGAAAATATTTGCATCGTCTCCGGTGGTCTTCAGGCACTTCAACTAATTGCTCTTGGTTTACTAGAAACAGGTTCTTTCGTTTTTCAAAACCAATTTTCTTATTTAAATTCTATTCATACTTTCCAATCTTTTGGTATGAATTTATTTAGCCTTTCGGAAAATCAATATACTGTTGAAATGATTAGACGAATTAGTAAAAAAAGACAGGCTATTTTATATACAATTCCAACACTTCATAATCCAACAGGTATCTGTATGACTTTAGAAGATAAAAAAAGATTATATGATTTATGTGAATCGGGACAATTACCCATAATTGAAGATGATGTATATTTTGAATTACTTTTTGACTCACCGACCTCAGCCATAAAGTCCTTTGATAGAACAGGGCAAGTACTTTATATTGGAAGTGTATCAAAAACCTTGAGTCCCGGACTCCGGATTGGTTGGGTGATTGCCTCAACACCTGTTATTAAACGATTAGCAGATATTAAAATGCAAATGGATTACGGTTCAAGTGCCTTTTCCCAACAAATTGTTGAATATTGGTTACGTACAGGATTATACGAAAGACATATAAATTATTTAAGAGAAGAATTGAAACGTCGTGCGAATCTTATGGATCACTTATTAAACCAATACTTTAGAAACATCGCTTCTTGGGAATCTCCTAGAGGCGGGTTTTATATTTGGTTAAAATTTAAAGAGCCGATTATAACAACAGATTTATTCATGAATTTACTAAAGAAAAAGGTGCTCATTAACCCTGGATATATTTATGCGCCAAATGATGCACAACATATACGTTTGTCATTCGCTTATTGTTCTGATGAGGAGCTAAAAAGTGGAATCGAAATACTCTATCAGGAAACGACTCGGACTCAGTAAATATTCTCAAGACGTCATGCGAGTTGATGAACGATGGCAAGCGATTACGCATAATGACCAGTCGTATGATGATATTTTCATTTACGTAGTAAAATCAACAGGTATCTGTTGTCAGCCATCTTGAAAATCGAGAAATCCTAAAAAGGAGAATGTCGGCACAACGGTTTCGTATAGCAGGAACATTGTTATACTATAAATAAAGATTATAGTCACAGGGGTGGAAAAATGGCTAGTGAGCAGTGGATTTTAATCATTGAAGATGAGGAAGACCTGGCACGTCTCCTGGAGAAAGTTCTACATAAAGAAGGTATTACCAATACTATAACTGCAGGTACGGTTGCAGATGGCTGGGCAAAGTTTCAGCAGTATACCACCGCACTTGTATTGTTAGATATTATGCTACCAGATGGAGAAGGCTATGATTTATGCAAACAAATTCGTGAAGTTTCCAATGTACCTATTTTATTTATGTCGGCGAAGGACGAGGAGATTGATAAGCTTTTAGGACTAGCGATAGGCGGAGATGATTATATCACAAAACCATTTAGTCCGAAGGAAGTTGCATATCGAGTGAAGGCACAGTTAAGACGGGCTGGTTTTTCTGAGGAAAAAGCGACTCCGAAAAGTTTGCAAATTGGAGCTTTCGAGCTTAGTGCCAATGAAACAGAATTGAAGAAAGATGGAAAAACGCTTGAACTTACGGCGAAAGAAATCGGACTAATGAGCTGTTTTATGCATCATCCAAATCAGATTCTAAGCAAAGAAACCTTGTTTGAACATGTATGGGGTGATGACTTTTTTGGCTCTGATAATACAGTGATGGTACATATACGTCGATTACGTGAAAAAATTGAGCCAGAGCCTTCCAACCCTTCATTTATATTAACTGTTAAAGGACTTGGGTATAAACTACATACCAAGGGGTGAAGGAATATGAAGTGGAAATTGACACGGCGCTTTTTAGGATCCGTTGTGATTATTGTTGTGATTGTAGGAATTGTGAATACAATTTTACTGCTTTCCTTACTCTTGTATCGTTCCATATATAATTTTGAGACGGAAGAAGTGTCTGCAGAAAACTTTAGCCGCACTTTTGCACAATATATAGATCTACGAAACGATAACCCTGTGGTTAATGAAGAAGGATTAGAAAAATTACGGGAAATGAATGCTTGGGTACAATTTCTGAATAACAAGGGTGAACAAGTAGCGGCTCTCTATACCCCTGAAAGTCTGCAAAAAGAATATTCTCCAATTGAAATTGTTCAAACGTATAAATATAAAGAAGTAGATGCAAATACGACAGTTTTTATAGGAGAAGCCCATAACTTTACCTATTTAATAGGAGTTAAAAATCAGAAAATAGGACGATATGTATTAACCTACGATTATGGAAAGGTTTTTAAAAATATTAACATCTTACTATTACTAATTCTAATCGTCGATATTGTCATTGCATTAATAGTTGGATCTATATTTGGCAAAAGATTAACAGGACCTCTTCACGTTTTAATAGATGGAATCCAACAGCTACGTGAAAGACGCTTTAAAAAAATGCCGATACCACATGGTGTGTATGAAGATGTATTTCGCAATATGAATGAACTCTCGCTAAAGCTAGATCAATATGAGAAAGAACGTAATCAACTTGACCAAATGCGTGAAGAATGGATTAGCAACGTTTCGCATGATATGAAGACACCACTCGCTTCTATTCATGGATATGCAGAATTGATGCAAGATAGTGCCAAAGATTTAACAGAAGAAGAATTGTATGAATATACTTCTATTATTAATAGACAGTCCAAGTACATGAGTGATCTATTAGATGATTTAAATTTAACGATGCGATTGCGCAATCAAAAACTCCCATTGTTATTGGAAGACGCGAATATTGTTGGATTTTTACGTGAAATGACGATCAATCTGTTAAATGATCCCCAGTTTGGTAATAGAAAAGTTGAATTTGTGGCTAATGTGGACAAAGCAGTGCATAAAGTGGATAAAAAACTACTGAAACGAGCAATAAATAACTTTACATACAACGCACTTGTGCATAACAATGAAAATGTCTTAGTAAGAATCCAAATTGATAATGTTTATCCACATTGTGGACAAGAGGAGCAAAAATCAAGCAACATATCCACAGTTCCAGCATTCCATACTCAAATTACCATTGCTGATAATGGCAGAGGTATTCCTTCTAAAGATTTAGATCAAGTTTTTGATCGCTACTATCGAGGTACAAATACTACTAGCACACATGGGACGGGTTTAGGAATGGCGATTGCACGTGATATTATCTTAGCTCATAACGGAAAAGTCGACTTGAAAAGCTCTGAAAACAAAGGAACAACCATTACTATACTTCTATAGAAAAAAGGGCTGGACTCCACTTTTTATTGGAGACAGCCCTTCTTCTATTTTAATTTTTTTTGTGCTTTTTGCGGTATTTCTTCTAGCTTCACTTCATCATACGATGATACCTGATCACCCTTCTTAACGTACATTTTCAAGTAGGCATCTTTTCGAAGATTTTTAATTGCTGTGAATTCTAACGGAATTGTTTTACCATCCGCATTTGTAGCATCTAGTTGATATGAATAGGAAGTCATAATGGAACCATCATCTAGTTTGTTCTCATGTGGTACGCCATCCTCTGTAATTTGCAAATAATAATTGTCAGCATTCATGCGGTTGAAGTCTATTTTTGTAATTGCAAAAACCCCTACTATCCCTAGTGCAAACAAAATACCCACTACTATTAGAAATTTCTTCATTTTTATCATCCTTCTGTTTTATTATTTTGTGTGATAATTCGATTGTAAGAAGCTACTGTTAAGATATAATACAGTCCATAGATAAACGTATAAGCAATCATCCAGATCAATACTGGCTTTCCTAGATCCATCATCAGTAAACTAGAGAAGGCTTTTAAAGCGATAGCACTGTGTAATAACCCTATTGCTAATGGCACAAAAAAGATGACAAATACCTGAGATGCGATGGATTTACGCATATCCTTTGCACTAACACCCATTTTATGAAGCATATTGTATTGAGATTTATCTTCCTCAGCTTCCGTTAAAACTTTAAAGTAAATAATACTTCCTGTTGCCGCTAAAAATACTAGGCCAAGGAAACTCCCGATAAAGAGCAAGGAGCCTACACTTTCAATGCCTGTTTGAAAGTCTTGGGGAGCACTAGAAAATTGTGCTTCTTCAGGTAAATATTTCGCAATCTTTTTGGATAAATCTGTAGAAGCTTGGTCCGTACCGATGACTCGGTATTTTAGTGCTTCTCCTTCTTTTTGTAACGTATTAAATTGATCGTTTGATACTACCACTGCAATACCGGCTGTCCCGGTATTTAAAACTGTTTGTTTTTTAAAGCTTTGAAAAGTAATTGTAGTGCTGTTTTCTGTTGAAATTGTTTTACCTTTGTACTTCGGTGAGAATCTTTCATCATATCCAGTATCTAAAATAACAGCATTGTCCTTATCAACATGTAGTTTTTCCTTTTGTTGAATTGCCGCTATTTTGTTATATGTTTTTTCATTGATAACCGTATAAATTCTTTTATCTGAGTCATTGACCGCTGAGTTTAATTGTTTCGTATTAAATGTGACAGATAAGGCCTCGATATTTTCATCGTACGTCAAATCTGTTAGTGCAGCGCTTACCTTTTGATCGATTTTTTCATCCGTTTGCTCATACATAAAAGTATTCGGATTAGCGATCGTAACTTGGTCGTTTATGTTGTAGTAAAGACCGTACACTGCTCCTCCTGCTGTTACGGTTGTAGCACTTAACACTGCGATGACGGTCAATGTACGTGCATTCCCTCGGATACGATATAACAGTTGGGAAATTGTCATTAAATGAAGCCCTTTCCACAGCCATTTTTCATTTTTCTTCATCACAGTTAAAACAAAACCGGTAACACTATGGAACAATAGAAATGTACCGACAATGACGGTTGTTAAAATGATTAGCGCTATTATTAAAAAGCCGACCGCTTGCCACACTTTTGAAGTAAAAATATCTTGAAGCGCCAACCAATACCCAGTAGCTACTAGTAATAATCCAAGAATGGCTACTATCATCGAAGGCTTCGGAACCGCTTCCCCTTTTTTCGATGCATGGAATAAATCGATTAGTTTAAACTGATAAATTAAACGATAACCTTGGAATGATGTCACCAGGAAAATAGTTAGAAACACAATCGAGGTATTCAAAGCCGCCGATTCCGAAAATGTAAATGGTGCGATGACATCATAGCCCATTAAATGGATCAAAATTGTCATAAATCCTTTTGAACAAAGGAATCCAAAAACAACCCCCACTATCAATGAAACTAAACCTAATAATAAGTTTTCAAAAAAGAGCATAAATCCAATTTGACGATTACGTACGCCTAGCAATGCATACAAAGCCACTTCTTTTTTTCGTCTTTTCATAAAGAATGAATTCGAGTAGGCAATAAATATAGCTACGAAGAATATGAGAATGACTGCCGCCCCACTCATTAGTGAATCTAATTTTTGTGATGAGGCTGTTTTTTCCGCAATCGTATTGCTATATTTTAATGTCACAAATGTAAAGTAGATAACAATACTAAAAACCATAGATGCAATGTATAAAAAATATTGGGAGAAATTTCGTGCAATATTTT is drawn from Psychrobacillus sp. INOP01 and contains these coding sequences:
- a CDS encoding PLP-dependent aminotransferase family protein, which produces MHWQPNRSLPISLSKQISEWMIKQIQSGEWPIETKLPPQRQLALSLGVNRSTLQEAIEDLKADGLLSSRAGSATFVTNDSWNILVKQKQPNWQQYIETSIHKSNYQAIQLINEFEQDDSFIRLGTGELSPSLLPTTDIHSSLSHLNFDGKEIGYSSPQGSLALRQAISEYVKKRGIMTTPENICIVSGGLQALQLIALGLLETGSFVFQNQFSYLNSIHTFQSFGMNLFSLSENQYTVEMIRRISKKRQAILYTIPTLHNPTGICMTLEDKKRLYDLCESGQLPIIEDDVYFELLFDSPTSAIKSFDRTGQVLYIGSVSKTLSPGLRIGWVIASTPVIKRLADIKMQMDYGSSAFSQQIVEYWLRTGLYERHINYLREELKRRANLMDHLLNQYFRNIASWESPRGGFYIWLKFKEPIITTDLFMNLLKKKVLINPGYIYAPNDAQHIRLSFAYCSDEELKSGIEILYQETTRTQ
- a CDS encoding Ada metal-binding domain-containing protein — protein: MRVDERWQAITHNDQSYDDIFIYVVKSTGICCQPS
- a CDS encoding response regulator transcription factor; translated protein: MASEQWILIIEDEEDLARLLEKVLHKEGITNTITAGTVADGWAKFQQYTTALVLLDIMLPDGEGYDLCKQIREVSNVPILFMSAKDEEIDKLLGLAIGGDDYITKPFSPKEVAYRVKAQLRRAGFSEEKATPKSLQIGAFELSANETELKKDGKTLELTAKEIGLMSCFMHHPNQILSKETLFEHVWGDDFFGSDNTVMVHIRRLREKIEPEPSNPSFILTVKGLGYKLHTKG
- a CDS encoding sensor histidine kinase KdpD; translation: MKWKLTRRFLGSVVIIVVIVGIVNTILLLSLLLYRSIYNFETEEVSAENFSRTFAQYIDLRNDNPVVNEEGLEKLREMNAWVQFLNNKGEQVAALYTPESLQKEYSPIEIVQTYKYKEVDANTTVFIGEAHNFTYLIGVKNQKIGRYVLTYDYGKVFKNINILLLLILIVDIVIALIVGSIFGKRLTGPLHVLIDGIQQLRERRFKKMPIPHGVYEDVFRNMNELSLKLDQYEKERNQLDQMREEWISNVSHDMKTPLASIHGYAELMQDSAKDLTEEELYEYTSIINRQSKYMSDLLDDLNLTMRLRNQKLPLLLEDANIVGFLREMTINLLNDPQFGNRKVEFVANVDKAVHKVDKKLLKRAINNFTYNALVHNNENVLVRIQIDNVYPHCGQEEQKSSNISTVPAFHTQITIADNGRGIPSKDLDQVFDRYYRGTNTTSTHGTGLGMAIARDIILAHNGKVDLKSSENKGTTITILL
- a CDS encoding YxeA family protein; amino-acid sequence: MKKFLIVVGILFALGIVGVFAITKIDFNRMNADNYYLQITEDGVPHENKLDDGSIMTSYSYQLDATNADGKTIPLEFTAIKNLRKDAYLKMYVKKGDQVSSYDEVKLEEIPQKAQKKLK
- a CDS encoding ABC transporter permease, which produces MTLFSLARKNIARNFSQYFLYIASMVFSIVIYFTFVTLKYSNTIAEKTASSQKLDSLMSGAAVILIFFVAIFIAYSNSFFMKRRKKEVALYALLGVRNRQIGFMLFFENLLLGLVSLIVGVVFGFLCSKGFMTILIHLMGYDVIAPFTFSESAALNTSIVFLTIFLVTSFQGYRLIYQFKLIDLFHASKKGEAVPKPSMIVAILGLLLVATGYWLALQDIFTSKVWQAVGFLIIALIILTTVIVGTFLLFHSVTGFVLTVMKKNEKWLWKGLHLMTISQLLYRIRGNARTLTVIAVLSATTVTAGGAVYGLYYNINDQVTIANPNTFMYEQTDEKIDQKVSAALTDLTYDENIEALSVTFNTKQLNSAVNDSDKRIYTVINEKTYNKIAAIQQKEKLHVDKDNAVILDTGYDERFSPKYKGKTISTENSTTITFQSFKKQTVLNTGTAGIAVVVSNDQFNTLQKEGEALKYRVIGTDQASTDLSKKIAKYLPEEAQFSSAPQDFQTGIESVGSLLFIGSFLGLVFLAATGSIIYFKVLTEAEEDKSQYNMLHKMGVSAKDMRKSIASQVFVIFFVPLAIGLLHSAIALKAFSSLLMMDLGKPVLIWMIAYTFIYGLYYILTVASYNRIITQNNKTEG